Proteins encoded within one genomic window of Vespula vulgaris chromosome 16, iyVesVulg1.1, whole genome shotgun sequence:
- the LOC127069649 gene encoding diuretic hormone class 2 produces MQRQIAISCLILIAITVMVVSSPLADAAPFSQQNYWNQLEEEDPEALLDMLARLRHSIMRNQELENNKRGLDLGLSRGFSGSQAAKHLMGLAAANYAGGPGRRRRSE; encoded by the exons ATGCAGAGACAAATCGCAATCTCCTGTCTGATCCTGATAGCCATCACCGTTATGGTGGTGTCAAGTCCTCTGGCGGATGCTGCTCCGTTTTC ACAACAAAATTATTGGAAtcaattagaagaagaagatcccGAAGCTCTCCTCGATATGCTCGCCCGTCTTCGTCATTCGATCATGCGAAATCAAGAACTCGAAAA caataAGCGCGGACTGGACTTAGGTTTGAGCCGCGGATTCAGTGGTTCTCAAGCAGCGAAACATTTAATGGGTCTCGCAGCTGCAAATTACGCCGGTGGTCCAGGACGAAGGCGCCGTTCGGAATAA